Genomic window (Acidobacteriota bacterium):
GCTGAGGAATTGAGCCATTGTAATTTGCACTCGAATAAGCGGGAATTTGATTTCAAATGTGAGGAATAAAAACGGAGCAAAAATATGAGAGAAGCAGTAATCGTTAAAGCATTAAGAACTGCAATAGGCAAAGCGCCGCGCGGCAGTTTGAAAGATACCCGACCGGATGACCTGGCGGGTGCGGTTATCAAAGCTGCAATCGAACAGACCGATAACTTTTCGCCCGAATTGGTCGAAGATGTGATTTTGGGTTGCGCGACGCCCGAAGCCGAGCAGGGAATGAATGTGGCGCGGCAGGCAGCTTGGCTTGCGGGACTTCCAAAGGAAACTTCTGCGGTTACCATCAATCGCTTTTGCTCATCAGGACTTCAAGCCATCGCTTTTGCCGCCGAGAGAATTCTCACAGGTTGGAGCGATTGCATTGTCGCGGGCGGTGTTGAATCCATGAGCATGATTCCGATGGGCGGCAATGTCATTCGTCCGAATCCCACGTTGGTTGAAACTTGGCCCGATTACTTTTTAAGCATGGGACTGACGGCGGAAAATTTAGCTCAGCAATATTCCATCTCCCGTGAAGAAGCCGACGCTTTTTCTTTAGCCAGTCATCAAAAAGCTCTCGCGGCAATCTCTGAAGGCAAATTCAAAGATGAAATCCTTCCCATAACCATCAAGACCAACGAATTGAATGGCAAAGGAAAGATTCAAACCAAAGAGCGGGTTTTCGATACCGATGAGGGTCCGAGAGCCGATACCTCACAAGAGGGATTAGCCAAACTCCGTCCGGTTTTTCATGCAAAAGGCACGGTCACTGCAGGCAACTCTTCACAAACTTCGGATGGCGCAGCCGCAGCGATTGTGATGTCCGCTGATAAAGCCAAAGATTTAGGCATCAAACCCGTTGCCAAATTGATTGCCTATGCAACCGCAGGAGTCGCGCCGGATTATATGGGCATTGGACCCGTAGCCGCTATACCGAAAGCTTTGAAAATCGCTGGACTCTCGCTTGAGCAAATCGATTTGCTCGAACTCAACGAAGCGTTTGCGGCGCAGGCGCTCGCGGTCGTTAAAGAACTCGGTATCAATCAGGATAAATTAAATGTGAATGGCGGAGCCGTGGCGCTTGGTCATCCCTTGGGATGCACCGGCGCGAAACTCACCGCAACGATTTTAAATGAGATGCAGCGTCGCAATGCGCGATACGGTATGGTGACGATGTGTGTCGGCGGCGGCATGGGCGCGGCAGGGATTTTTGAACTTCTATAAATTAACCAAGTCAGAATTCAGGAGTCAAAAGTCAGCATCAAAAAAAGGATGAAGTATGAATGATGAAGGCTGAACAAATGTTTTAAACATGCTCATCGTTCACCATCCAGACTTCATCGTTTCCGATATTCTGACTCCTGAATTCCATCAAACAAAGGAGTGATTATCATGAGTAGCGTTTCACCACAAAAAAATGTATTGCGCGGGGCGAGTTTTCTTTTTGAAGACCATAAGCCCGAAGATATTTTCACACCCGAAGATATGAGCGATGAACATCGGTTAATCGGACAGACCGCTTATGAGTTTTCCGAAAAAGAGGTGCTGCCTTTCGATGAAGAAATCGAAAAGAAAAATTATGCGGTACACCGTGAGCTATTGAGAAAAGCCGGTGAACTGGGACTGCTTGGCATAGATATTCCCGAACAATATGGCGGGGCAGGGTTGGATTTACTGAGTTCGCTCGTTGCATCTGAAAACATATCTTTGCAATCCTCGTTTTCAGGAACCGTCGGTGCGCATACCACCATCGGGACGTTACCGATTGCTTATTTCGGTAATGAAGAACAGAAGGAAAGATATTTGCCGAAACTCGCAACCGCCGAACTGGTCGGCGCATATGCATTGACTGAGTCGGGGTCGGGTTCCGATGCGCTTGCCGCTAAGACGACAGCCACCTTAACCGAAGATGGAAAGTATTACATCCTCAATGGACAGAAGATGTGGATTACCAACGGTGGATTTGCCGATGTCTTCATCGTCTTTGCCAAAGTCGATGGCGATAAATTTACGGCGTTTATCGTTGAACGAAACTTTCCGGGAGTTTCGACCTCGCCCGATGAACACAAGATGGGACTCAATGGTTCTTCGACCTGCGCAGTCAATCTTGATAATGCGCAAGTTCCGGTTGAAAACTTACTCGGAGAAATCGGCAAAGGTCATTTAATCGCGTTCAATATATTGAACATCGGTCGATTGAAACTCGGTGTCAGTTCAATCGCCGGTTCCAAACGGGTAACCACCATTGCTACGGATTATGCCAAGCAGCGGTATCAATTCGGTGTGCCAATCGCTTCATTCGGATTGATCAAACAAAAACTTGGTGAGATGGCGGTCAAATCTTATGTCGGCGAATGCATGATTTATCGCACGGTTGGGATGATTGAAGAGATGATGGCGACCGTTGATCGCAATATTCCGAAAGAGGCTTTGAAAGCCATCGAAGATTATGCGATTGAATGTTCGATACTCAAAGCTGCCTGTAGCGAATATCTCGCCTACTGTGTTGACGAAGGTGTACAGGTTTTCGGCGGCAATGGTTATTCGAGCGATTATCCGGTTGAACGCGCTTACAGAGATGCGAGAATCGCCCGTATTTACGAGGGAACCAATGAAATTAATCGATTGATTATTTCCGGGCAATTACTGCGTCGGGCAATGAAAGGCGAAAATCCTTTATTTGCCTATGCGAAAAAATTGCAGGAAGAGATGCTCACGCCATCCATGCCCGAAGAACTTCCTGACTCTCTATTTGCCGAAGAACGAGCGGCATTGACCAACTGTAAAAAAGCGGTAATCGCTGTACTAGGAACCGCCGCTTTGAAATACCGCGAAAAAGCGCAGGAGCAGCAGGAGGTGTTGGGCGCAGCGAGTGAAATGGTGATGGATGTTTATGCGATGGAAAGCGCCATCCTCAGAACTGAAAAACTGGTTGCCGCAAAAGGCGAAGCCAATTGCGGTTTACAAATCGATGCGACCAAAATTTTCGCTACCGAGGCTGTTCAACATATTGAACAGCGGGCAAAAATGGCATTCGCGGCAATGAGCGATGGCGATGAACTCAGAATGATGATGGCAGTCGTCCGCCGTTATATGAAATTCACGCCCTATAACACCGTAGCGGCGCGTCGGCGAATTGCTGAAGCGATGACCGAAGCCGGAAAATATAATCTCTAACCGATTGCGGATTGCGGATTGTGAAATGCGGAATGGCAAATGAAATTTGGTGGTTCATCCAATCCGTTTGTCGCAAGCCGTTAGTGAGATAACAATCCGCAATCTGCAATCTGCAATCCGCAATATGAAAGTTCACCGCATTATCGTGCCGACGCCATTTTATGTGGGTCCGGTTAATGTCTATCTGATTCAGGAAGACCCGCTCACCTTGATTGATGTCGGGCCGCGTAGTGATGAATCCTTAAAAGCCTTACGCGACGGGCTATTTCGATTGGGTCACAAATTATCGGATATTCAACGGATTATTATTTCTCACGCGCACGCCGACCATTATGGTTTGGCGCGCACGGTGGCGGAAGAAAGCGGCGCGACAATCCATGTACATTCGTGGGATGCGCCGGCGGTGTTGGCTACCGCGAATTTTGCTGCCTACCGAAACCTGTTAAGCGTTGCAGGGGTTCCCGAAGCAACCATCGAGAGAGTTGAAGCGGGACAGGCTAAATTTTTAGGTTGGGTTGATCAAATTGATGCGGTTGAAACCCTTGAAGACGAAGACGAAATTCTATTTGAAAAAGGCAGCCTGACCGTCGTCCACACGCCCGGTCATACACCCGGTTCGATTTGTTTGGCAAGAATGGGTAATCGGGAAATTTTCGCTTCCGACACAGTGCTGAAAAATATCACTCCCAACCCGGTTTTAAGCCCTGACCCGATTGATGAGAGGAAACGCTTTCAATCGTTGGGAGAATATCTGGTTTCAATGGCGCGACTCCGTTCGTTATCACCGACCTTGCTGCGAGGAGGACACGGCGATGATGTGACCGATTATGATGAACATTTTCATCGCCTCTATCGCTTTACCCAACTCAGACAAAATAAACTTCTCGGACTGATTCCCAAAAGCGGCACAACCGCCTGGGAGGCTGCTGAAAAACTATTTCCCGATGCCAAAGGCTATCACAAATACCTTGCCTTATCGGAAACTGTAGCCCATCTCGATTTCGCGGTTTCCGACCAAAAACTGACCTTACAAACCCACGATGCCAAAGATTATTACTTTCACGTTTAGATTGGAATTTCGTCGTTGACATCTCTCTGACAACATCTCGCTTCTGTATGAATTGAGTTGCGTGGCGCGAAGGGCGAATTGTTTGGGTGAATTTGATGGATGATATGGTCTGTCATATAATCGGCGGCGATGACTGATGCGGCTATCAACCTGACCCACTATTTTTTTAGTGAAACTAAAAATCAAAACCTTCAAAACCGGATTGCGATTGAATATCGAAGCCAGAAAATAACCTACGGCGAATTGACTGAAGCCATCGGTTCCGCAGGTGAGTTTTTACTCGGAAAAGGAATTCTTCCGGGGGATCGGGTGGGATTATGGCTGCATGATTCTCCTGATTTCATCGTTTTCTTTTTAGCCGTCATCTCCATTGATGCGATAGCCATTCCGATAAATACCTACATTCCGGCAAAAGAAATTGAATTTATTCTAAAAGATGCAGGCGTGAGATTCCTAATCGCCCATCATGACTTAATCGTTAAGGGAATTGACACGCTGTCGGGGAGCCTTGAAGTTTTGAGTCTGGATGTGAATCAATCCGTCAGTTTTGCCCGGTCGCTTCAACTTGAACAGCCAGTAAAACATCAAGGATTTCAAGGTCAATCGAAACCTGAAAATCCGGCATTTATTCTTTATACATCCGGCAGCACAGGGACGCCCAAGGGGGCGATTCATCGGCAGCGTGATGTGATTTTTACGATAGAAACCTATGCGAAAAACATTTTACGATTGACTGAAAACGATAAAATATTTTCTTCCTCTCGCCTCTACTTTGCCTATGGATTAGGAAACAGCCTGTCATTTCCATTAGGAGCCGGATGCACCGTGATACTTGAACCTGAGCGTCCAACGCCACCCCTGATTGCCAAGATATTCAAGCAACAACAGCCGACGGTGTTTTTTGGCGTGCCTGCGGTGTATCGCGCCCTACTGGATTTTCATCAATCTATTGAGCGATTGAATGTCGCTAATATTCGATTATGGGTCTCTGCCGGTGAGGCGCTGCCCGCCGCAATTTTCCACGAATGGAAACATGAGTTTGGTATGGAAATTCTTGATGGGATTGGTTCGACGGAAATGCTCCACATCTTTATCTCGAATCATCCAGGCAAGGCGCGCGCCGGTTCGAGTGGACAGGTCGTCAGTGGTTACGAAGCCAAACTGGTTGATGAACAGGGTAATGAATTGGCAGGCGAAGGGACGGGGAATCTCTATGTGAAAGGCGATAGCGCGATGCTCGGATATTGGCAACGCGAGGGTTTGACCGGACAGGTTATTCAGGATGATTGGGTAAAAACCGGCGATGTTTATCGTCGGGATAATGAAAATTACTTTTACCATATCGGACGAACCGACGATTGTTTTAAGGTGAAAGGGTTGTGGGTTTCACCGATAGAGGTGGAATCGGCGCTTTTAGAGCATCCGGCGATTGTGGAAGCTGCGGTTATCGCAGGCACGACCGCAACGGGATTGGCAACTGCAAAAGCTTTTTTAGTCATCCGAAAAGAGCAAGCGGAAATTCTAACAGCGGATGAAATCATTTCTTTTATGTGTGACCGATTGCCGACTTACAAAATTCCTACGGCGTATGAATTTATTGACGAAATGCCACGAACCACAACCGGAAAGGTTCAACGATTTAAGTTGAGAAAGTTGGACTAAAGTTAAGGGACGGGTTCGCGACTTGGAGGAATGAATGTCAAAACGATTTTTATTTTATACCACCCTTAAAAAACCGCTTGGGGATTTAAGGGGGGGTATCATCTTGGTAACCAGCATGGTTTTATTTGCCATTTCGATAGCCGCTCAGCAAGGGTGGACGAAAATTTCTTCATTAAAACAAAACGATCAACCGGCGACGATTAATGCGGTTTTCTACGATGGCGACAATCTGTGGTTAGTTGGAGCCGATGGACTGGTGATGCGGTCTACGGATGACGGGCGAAACTTCAATGAGGTTGATGTAGGCGTCAAAGAAGGGTTGAATGATGTGTTCGCCCGCAAAGATCGGATATGGATTGTCGGAGATGGCGGTTTAATTGTTTCGAGCACGGATAAAGGCAAAAGTTTTTCTAAAACCACTTATGATGCAAATCGAAAAGGGCTAAGTGTCCCGCAAGATAAAACCCTGGATTTATATTCCGTAGAGTTTGAAAGCAATGATGAAGGATACATTGTTGGCGATGAGGGGTTGATTATTCATACTACCGATGGCGGTCGCAATTGGCTTTTTCAAGCGAGTGGAACCAAAGCGCAACTTTTTCATTTGAGTTTTTTAAAAGATGAAGGGTGGATTGTCGGAACCGGCGGGATGATTCTTCACACCAATGATGGCGGGCAGAGTTGGTATCCGCAACGGTCGGGCGTTGATGTTGACCTGAATCGGGTATTTTTTATCAATGATAAAGTGGGATTAGTCACCGGAGATAAAGGGACTTTATTGCGAACCGATAGTGCCGGAAGCATCTGGCAGAAAGTCGAAACGGGAATTCAGGAACCGCTTTTTGGCATCAGTTTTCTCGACAAAAAAACCGGGTGGGTCGTCGGTTATCAGGGCAGAGTCATACGAACTTATGACGCGGGATTGCACTGGGTCGATCAGGTCAGCAATACAACCATTGATCTGTTTTCAGTGTCCTTCCGGGATAATCATGGTTTTGCTATCGGGCGAGATGGTGTGGTGATGCGATATTTTGAAAAACGGTAAATAGCGATTAACTCATAAAATTAAATTGCCGATTAAGACTGGTAAAAAAAGGCTCCAACTTGGAGCCTTTTTTATTAGTACATAAATCAAAGTGCAAAGCTGAAATTTCAATTTCGACCACAGAGTATCCAGCCGACTTGAAATATGTGGAAATTTTGTGTTGACCAACTAGGCTTGATTTTGATATTTTCACAACCTCACTTACAAACTGTAAGTTTAGTTAGTCCTATGGTTTGAAAAAAACAGGCTTCCCCCTGAGGCAATGTGGATAGGCATTATCCATATAATTCGGATAAGAAAATCCGAAGGTAGGTCAAAACACAATCGTTGATTTGAAATTTTAAGTGATAACTATGTATCAACCTCTGTTTGCTCGATCACTTTCATCAAGTGAAAAAGAGGCGCTTTTGGAATGCACGGCTTCAAGGGTTCGCGAAGAGTCACAGCGCGCAGAGGTCATCCTTTTATCTTCTCAAGGTAAAACAATTGGCGAAATCAGTGATTTTTTAGGATTTCACCCGACGAATATTAAAAAGTGGATACGCAATTTTAATGAAAACGGCGTTGAAGGAATAGCGGTTAAAAAGCGTGGGCCACAGGGTGGACCCAGACCCTCGTTTACCCGTCAACAAGTTAAGGAGATCATCAAACTTGCCAAATCCACCCCGGCAACCTTCGGGTTGAATTACAAAGAGTGGACGCCGCAAAAACTAGCCGATTTTGCGGTGTCCAAGGGCATTGTCGAACGCATCAGTCACGTGACGGTTCGGCAATTGCTGAAAAAAGAATTATTAACTGAACAGCAGGAAAAATCCCCAAACGAGAAAGATTCAGTGAGCCAAAACCATTCCAACACTGCCGTCGCATCACATTTTCAATATGGAATCGCTTCATTAAAAAATTCGGAATATGAAAAGGCGGTTGCCCATTTCCAGGTTGCTCTGGAAGAAGGAATTATCGAATTAGAGGATGAAGCCAATATCCGTTGTTTACTCAGTCAGGCGCTCGAAGAGTTGAGCCGCTATGAAGAAGCCCATACGGCGATTCGCAAATTTGAAGACCCCAAATTATTAACCCATCTTTCGCCGCAAAACCGCGCCCGCGTCCGTCTGCGCATCGGTTGGGCTGAGAGTTGGCTCGGTAATTATCCTGAGGCCATTGCCGCCTTTAATGAAGCCAAAAAAATATTTCTGGATTTACAAATTGATGCGGGGGTGAGCGAAGCGCATTACGCCATCGGTCGAACCTACATTGAGATTAACGAATTGCGTATCGCTCGTGACCACCTGTTGACCGCCATCAGTTTTCAACGAAAACTGATTGATAAAGAGTTATTAGCCAGAATTTATTCGCGCCTCGGAACCATTGATTTTGCAGAAGGCTCGTTTGCGAGTATGAAGGAAAACCTGCTCAAAGCTTTGGGCTATGTCGATGGGTCAACCAATCACAATTTAATCGGCATGATTTATCTCAATCTCGGGGCGGCTTTTCTGGATGATTATGTCATCGAGCAGGACAAGGTCGCGAAAGAGAAAAAACGCGCGGTTGAATATTTAGAGCTTGCCGTCAGTTATCTGGAAAAGGGAGGGCACAAAGATTACCTCGCCCTCGCCTATAACAATCTTGGAGATAATTTACGCGCCAGCGGGTTTTGGGATAAGGCGACAACCAGTTTACGAAAAGCCATAGAGGTTGCGCAGACCTATGCGAAGCCCAATTATGAAGCGACCGCCCGATTGACGCTTTCGGAATTGCTTTGCGATAAGGGCGAATTTGACGAAGCCGAAGAGCATTTGCGCAAAGGCTTGTCGTTGATTGGCAAGGATGAAAATAAATGGCTGGAGAGTAATGCTCTGAGGCTGTTGGCGAATGTTCAAAAAGGCAAAGGTCAAATCGACGCGGGATTACATTTGCTCAATGATTCGTTACAGCTATCGACATCCATCGGTGATCTGCATGGGGTGGCGCTGTCGCAAATCGCGCTGGCGGAATGTTATTTCCTTCAGAAAAATTTCGACCAATCTAGGGAGTATCTGGAACTGGCACAGGGGCGATTGAAAGAAGAAAAGTCGTTATATATGTCGGGATTGGTGCAACGATTAATCGGGCAACTGGAATCCGAAGCGCAACGCTTTGCCGAAGCCAAACAACATATCGCCCAAAGCATCTCGGTTTTTACAACTACAGATGTCCCCTATGAATTGGCAAGAAGTCATTATGAGATGGGGCGGTTATTAAAACGCTCGAATGATATAAAAGGGGCACAAGGTCATTGGGTGCAGGCAAAAGAGATATTTGAACGTCTGGGAGCCAAACCCGATATTATTGCCACCAATAAAAAACTGGCGGCGGTCACGAAGACCGCAGTTGATGAGCCGAAAATTTTTCACACCATTCTCCCCAATGATGTTTTGTTGATGCAAAGATTGATTGAGGCATCGGCTTCGAGCGAATTACTGGTTAGAGAATTAGCAGCAATTATTTATGATAACTTTCCGGTGACCGGCGTTATCGTCTCTAAATTTGTCGATAATCTGGATGTCGAACCACTCTCGTTTCAGGGCGTGACCCGTGGCGAATTGGATGCCTTATTATCCGCTTTCGACCCCAGAGGCATTGAAAAAGGTGAGCGAGTAAATGACTGGCAAGTGTTTAAAATTTGTGATGATTTGAAATCCCCGGTTTTATTATTTATTCGCGCCGTAACCGTGCTTGAAAGTGGTCGGTTGATGCCGTTATTGAAACAGGCTGAATTAGGGCTGGAAACCTGTTCATTACGGGTTGCGGCAAGAGGCGGTGTAACCATTGATGTTGAACAACGGGTGAAAACCGTCATGCCCGGATTTATTGTCGGCAGCGCGCCGATGTTCGATGTGATTGACAAGATTCAAAAAATCCGCACGAGTAATGTTACGGTTCTCATTACCGGTGAATCGGGAACCGGCAAAGAGTTGGTGGCGCGATACATTCATGCGGAATCTGCCAGAGCGCGAGCCATTTTTTTACCGTTTAATTGTACGGCAACCCCGAAAGAAATTATCGACAGCCAGTTATTCGGACACCGTCGAGGTGCCTTTACCGGCGCCACCGATAATTATCCGGGAATTATTCGGGCTGCCGATAGCGGCACCCTTTTTCTCGATGAAATCGGTGACCTGTCGCTGGAAGTTCAGCCTAAGTTAATGCGATTTCTTCAGGAATCGGAAATCCAACCCTTAGGGGAAACCCGACCTATTCGCGTGGATGTTCGGGTGCTGGCGGCTACCAATACTGAGCTTGAAAGAGCCGTCGATGATGGAAGATTTCGCGCTGACCTCTTTCATCGATTGAACATCATCCGCATCCACGTGCCGCCGTTGAGAGAGCGACGAGAGGAGGTTCCCATCCTTGCGTCACACTTTTTGGAGCACTTTGCCTCACGGTCAGGTAAACCGGGTATCAGGCTAACTCAAGATGCCATCGATGCCT
Coding sequences:
- a CDS encoding acetyl-CoA C-acyltransferase, which encodes MREAVIVKALRTAIGKAPRGSLKDTRPDDLAGAVIKAAIEQTDNFSPELVEDVILGCATPEAEQGMNVARQAAWLAGLPKETSAVTINRFCSSGLQAIAFAAERILTGWSDCIVAGGVESMSMIPMGGNVIRPNPTLVETWPDYFLSMGLTAENLAQQYSISREEADAFSLASHQKALAAISEGKFKDEILPITIKTNELNGKGKIQTKERVFDTDEGPRADTSQEGLAKLRPVFHAKGTVTAGNSSQTSDGAAAAIVMSADKAKDLGIKPVAKLIAYATAGVAPDYMGIGPVAAIPKALKIAGLSLEQIDLLELNEAFAAQALAVVKELGINQDKLNVNGGAVALGHPLGCTGAKLTATILNEMQRRNARYGMVTMCVGGGMGAAGIFELL
- a CDS encoding acyl-CoA dehydrogenase family protein, which encodes MSSVSPQKNVLRGASFLFEDHKPEDIFTPEDMSDEHRLIGQTAYEFSEKEVLPFDEEIEKKNYAVHRELLRKAGELGLLGIDIPEQYGGAGLDLLSSLVASENISLQSSFSGTVGAHTTIGTLPIAYFGNEEQKERYLPKLATAELVGAYALTESGSGSDALAAKTTATLTEDGKYYILNGQKMWITNGGFADVFIVFAKVDGDKFTAFIVERNFPGVSTSPDEHKMGLNGSSTCAVNLDNAQVPVENLLGEIGKGHLIAFNILNIGRLKLGVSSIAGSKRVTTIATDYAKQRYQFGVPIASFGLIKQKLGEMAVKSYVGECMIYRTVGMIEEMMATVDRNIPKEALKAIEDYAIECSILKAACSEYLAYCVDEGVQVFGGNGYSSDYPVERAYRDARIARIYEGTNEINRLIISGQLLRRAMKGENPLFAYAKKLQEEMLTPSMPEELPDSLFAEERAALTNCKKAVIAVLGTAALKYREKAQEQQEVLGAASEMVMDVYAMESAILRTEKLVAAKGEANCGLQIDATKIFATEAVQHIEQRAKMAFAAMSDGDELRMMMAVVRRYMKFTPYNTVAARRRIAEAMTEAGKYNL
- a CDS encoding MBL fold metallo-hydrolase — encoded protein: MKVHRIIVPTPFYVGPVNVYLIQEDPLTLIDVGPRSDESLKALRDGLFRLGHKLSDIQRIIISHAHADHYGLARTVAEESGATIHVHSWDAPAVLATANFAAYRNLLSVAGVPEATIERVEAGQAKFLGWVDQIDAVETLEDEDEILFEKGSLTVVHTPGHTPGSICLARMGNREIFASDTVLKNITPNPVLSPDPIDERKRFQSLGEYLVSMARLRSLSPTLLRGGHGDDVTDYDEHFHRLYRFTQLRQNKLLGLIPKSGTTAWEAAEKLFPDAKGYHKYLALSETVAHLDFAVSDQKLTLQTHDAKDYYFHV
- a CDS encoding benzoate-CoA ligase family protein translates to MTDAAINLTHYFFSETKNQNLQNRIAIEYRSQKITYGELTEAIGSAGEFLLGKGILPGDRVGLWLHDSPDFIVFFLAVISIDAIAIPINTYIPAKEIEFILKDAGVRFLIAHHDLIVKGIDTLSGSLEVLSLDVNQSVSFARSLQLEQPVKHQGFQGQSKPENPAFILYTSGSTGTPKGAIHRQRDVIFTIETYAKNILRLTENDKIFSSSRLYFAYGLGNSLSFPLGAGCTVILEPERPTPPLIAKIFKQQQPTVFFGVPAVYRALLDFHQSIERLNVANIRLWVSAGEALPAAIFHEWKHEFGMEILDGIGSTEMLHIFISNHPGKARAGSSGQVVSGYEAKLVDEQGNELAGEGTGNLYVKGDSAMLGYWQREGLTGQVIQDDWVKTGDVYRRDNENYFYHIGRTDDCFKVKGLWVSPIEVESALLEHPAIVEAAVIAGTTATGLATAKAFLVIRKEQAEILTADEIISFMCDRLPTYKIPTAYEFIDEMPRTTTGKVQRFKLRKLD
- a CDS encoding YCF48-related protein, yielding MSKRFLFYTTLKKPLGDLRGGIILVTSMVLFAISIAAQQGWTKISSLKQNDQPATINAVFYDGDNLWLVGADGLVMRSTDDGRNFNEVDVGVKEGLNDVFARKDRIWIVGDGGLIVSSTDKGKSFSKTTYDANRKGLSVPQDKTLDLYSVEFESNDEGYIVGDEGLIIHTTDGGRNWLFQASGTKAQLFHLSFLKDEGWIVGTGGMILHTNDGGQSWYPQRSGVDVDLNRVFFINDKVGLVTGDKGTLLRTDSAGSIWQKVETGIQEPLFGISFLDKKTGWVVGYQGRVIRTYDAGLHWVDQVSNTTIDLFSVSFRDNHGFAIGRDGVVMRYFEKR
- a CDS encoding sigma 54-interacting transcriptional regulator, translating into MYQPLFARSLSSSEKEALLECTASRVREESQRAEVILLSSQGKTIGEISDFLGFHPTNIKKWIRNFNENGVEGIAVKKRGPQGGPRPSFTRQQVKEIIKLAKSTPATFGLNYKEWTPQKLADFAVSKGIVERISHVTVRQLLKKELLTEQQEKSPNEKDSVSQNHSNTAVASHFQYGIASLKNSEYEKAVAHFQVALEEGIIELEDEANIRCLLSQALEELSRYEEAHTAIRKFEDPKLLTHLSPQNRARVRLRIGWAESWLGNYPEAIAAFNEAKKIFLDLQIDAGVSEAHYAIGRTYIEINELRIARDHLLTAISFQRKLIDKELLARIYSRLGTIDFAEGSFASMKENLLKALGYVDGSTNHNLIGMIYLNLGAAFLDDYVIEQDKVAKEKKRAVEYLELAVSYLEKGGHKDYLALAYNNLGDNLRASGFWDKATTSLRKAIEVAQTYAKPNYEATARLTLSELLCDKGEFDEAEEHLRKGLSLIGKDENKWLESNALRLLANVQKGKGQIDAGLHLLNDSLQLSTSIGDLHGVALSQIALAECYFLQKNFDQSREYLELAQGRLKEEKSLYMSGLVQRLIGQLESEAQRFAEAKQHIAQSISVFTTTDVPYELARSHYEMGRLLKRSNDIKGAQGHWVQAKEIFERLGAKPDIIATNKKLAAVTKTAVDEPKIFHTILPNDVLLMQRLIEASASSELLVRELAAIIYDNFPVTGVIVSKFVDNLDVEPLSFQGVTRGELDALLSAFDPRGIEKGERVNDWQVFKICDDLKSPVLLFIRAVTVLESGRLMPLLKQAELGLETCSLRVAARGGVTIDVEQRVKTVMPGFIVGSAPMFDVIDKIQKIRTSNVTVLITGESGTGKELVARYIHAESARARAIFLPFNCTATPKEIIDSQLFGHRRGAFTGATDNYPGIIRAADSGTLFLDEIGDLSLEVQPKLMRFLQESEIQPLGETRPIRVDVRVLAATNTELERAVDDGRFRADLFHRLNIIRIHVPPLRERREEVPILASHFLEHFASRSGKPGIRLTQDAIDALTAYDWPGNVRQLRNEVERSVAYAYEGSMISVDDLSAEVSSPKRHQFRGQTPKSEELNLSVNIPKKEERREPVEPNSNGFDWSPGGTLKLKEVTAKLEKKIIQTALDKNKNNLSKTALDLGLSRRGLRLKLVQLGISKDEN